The following coding sequences are from one Thermostaphylospora chromogena window:
- a CDS encoding ATP-binding cassette domain-containing protein, with amino-acid sequence MDDPMIEATGLTKSYGDVRVLTGVDLRVAKGGVFALLGPNGAGKTTTVRILSTLTRPDGGRVRIAGLDAVRGRRMIRRHVISLTGQYATVDELLTGEENLRMIGRLRRLSRSAARRRAAELLERFDLTEAARRRVATYSGGMRRRLDLAAGLIGAPSVLFLDEPTTGLDPRSRQALWQVIADLVTTGVTVLLTTQYLEEADRLADRIALLDGGRIVAEGTADDLKRRVAAHRLDLVLADTDAYTAAEAVLGARAVHRDPGRLTLGVPTDGDAARVRALLDEVDPTRTAVRTFSMRTATLDDVFLALTGRTAQTASPASTLTEPTGV; translated from the coding sequence ATGGACGATCCGATGATCGAGGCGACCGGCCTCACCAAGTCCTACGGCGACGTACGGGTCTTGACCGGCGTGGATCTGCGCGTCGCGAAAGGCGGCGTGTTCGCCCTGCTCGGCCCGAACGGAGCGGGCAAGACGACCACGGTGCGCATCCTGTCCACCCTGACCCGTCCCGACGGGGGACGGGTCAGGATCGCGGGCCTCGACGCCGTGCGGGGGCGACGCATGATCCGCCGCCACGTCATCAGCCTGACCGGGCAGTACGCGACAGTGGACGAGCTGCTGACCGGCGAGGAGAACCTGCGCATGATAGGGCGGTTACGCCGCCTGTCCCGGAGCGCCGCACGGCGCCGCGCCGCCGAGCTGCTGGAGCGTTTCGACCTCACCGAGGCGGCCCGCCGCCGGGTCGCCACCTACTCGGGCGGCATGCGCCGCCGCCTCGACCTGGCCGCCGGGCTGATCGGCGCGCCCTCGGTGCTCTTCCTGGACGAGCCGACCACCGGCCTCGACCCGCGCAGCAGGCAGGCGCTGTGGCAGGTCATCGCCGACCTCGTCACCACCGGCGTGACGGTCCTGCTCACCACGCAGTACCTGGAGGAGGCCGACCGGCTCGCCGACCGCATCGCGCTGCTGGACGGCGGGCGCATCGTCGCCGAGGGCACCGCGGACGACCTCAAACGGCGGGTGGCCGCCCACCGGCTCGACCTCGTCCTCGCCGACACCGACGCCTACACCGCCGCGGAGGCGGTCCTCGGAGCACGGGCGGTGCACCGCGACCCCGGGCGGCTGACCCTCGGCGTGCCCACCGACGGCGACGCGGCCCGGGTGCGGGCGCTGCTGGACGAGGTGGACCCCACCCGCACCGCCGTACGGACGTTCTCCATGCGCACCGCGACCCTGGACGACGTCTTCCTCGCGCTGACCGGACGCACCGCGCAGACCGCGTCCCCCGCATCGACCCTCACGGAGCCCACCGGTGTCTGA
- a CDS encoding TetR/AcrR family transcriptional regulator produces the protein MGDENEREEEFALPPAIAAAWGLRERPGKGPKRALSLERIVEAAVKVAAADGLQALSMSRVAAELGASAMALYRYVSSKEELLTHMLDAVFGPPPPLPEPGDDWRTALTRWARALRRVMRRHPEFVRIPISGPPLTPNSVRWMEAGLRCLRGSGLSADAKLSALLLLNGFVRSEVMLMADLAAASAAAGGVDPAETSRVYGRTLAKLTDPRLFPELHEIIRAGVFEDDDDPDYDFEFGLTRILDGLETLIRSSAEEDRSG, from the coding sequence GTGGGCGACGAGAACGAGCGTGAAGAGGAGTTCGCCCTGCCGCCCGCCATCGCAGCGGCGTGGGGGCTGCGCGAACGGCCGGGCAAGGGGCCGAAACGGGCGCTGAGCCTGGAGCGCATCGTCGAGGCCGCGGTGAAGGTGGCCGCGGCCGACGGGCTGCAGGCGCTGTCCATGAGCCGGGTCGCCGCCGAGCTGGGCGCCTCCGCCATGGCGCTCTACCGCTACGTCTCCTCCAAGGAGGAGCTGCTCACGCACATGCTCGATGCCGTCTTCGGCCCGCCCCCGCCGCTGCCGGAGCCCGGCGACGACTGGCGGACCGCGCTGACCCGGTGGGCCCGTGCCCTGCGCCGGGTCATGCGGCGGCATCCCGAGTTCGTGCGCATCCCGATCAGCGGGCCCCCGCTCACCCCGAACAGCGTCAGATGGATGGAGGCGGGCCTGCGCTGCCTGCGCGGCTCGGGCCTGTCCGCCGACGCCAAGCTGTCGGCGCTGCTGCTGCTCAACGGGTTCGTCCGGAGCGAGGTCATGCTGATGGCCGACCTCGCCGCCGCCTCGGCCGCGGCCGGGGGTGTCGACCCCGCCGAGACGTCCCGGGTGTACGGCCGGACGCTGGCGAAGCTGACCGACCCCCGGCTGTTCCCCGAGCTGCACGAGATCATCCGGGCGGGCGTCTTCGAGGATGACGACGATCCCGACTACGACTTCGAGTTCGGCCTGACGCGCATCCTCGACGGCCTGGAGACCCTGATCCGCTCCTCCGCCGAGGAGGACCGCTCCGGCTGA